One segment of Streptomyces sp. NBC_01463 DNA contains the following:
- a CDS encoding uracil-DNA glycosylase, whose protein sequence is MTARPLNEVVEPGWARALAPVAGRVAEMGDFLRAEVAAGRTYLPSGANVLRAFQQPFDEVRVLIVGQDPYPTPGMAIGLSFAVAPDVRQLPGSLENIYRELNTDLGLPRPSNGDLTPWTRQGVLLLNRALTTAPRKPAAHRGKGWEEVTEQAIRALVARGTPLVSVLWGRDARNLRPSLGDYPAIESAHPSPMSADRGFFGSRPFSKTNELLVRQGAQPVDWRLP, encoded by the coding sequence GTGACAGCACGACCTTTGAACGAAGTGGTGGAGCCCGGATGGGCCCGGGCGCTGGCCCCCGTGGCGGGGCGCGTCGCCGAGATGGGGGATTTCCTGCGCGCGGAGGTCGCGGCGGGCCGCACCTATCTCCCGTCGGGGGCGAACGTCCTGCGCGCCTTTCAGCAGCCCTTCGACGAAGTTCGGGTGCTGATCGTCGGTCAGGACCCCTACCCCACACCGGGCATGGCCATCGGGCTGAGCTTCGCGGTCGCACCGGACGTCCGTCAGCTGCCCGGCAGCCTGGAGAACATCTACCGCGAACTGAACACGGACCTGGGCCTGCCGCGCCCGTCGAACGGGGATCTGACCCCGTGGACGCGGCAGGGCGTGCTGCTGCTGAACAGGGCGCTGACGACCGCACCCCGCAAGCCCGCCGCCCATCGCGGCAAGGGCTGGGAAGAGGTCACCGAGCAGGCCATCCGGGCCCTGGTCGCGCGGGGCACCCCGCTGGTGTCCGTCCTCTGGGGGCGCGACGCCCGCAACCTCCGGCCGTCACTCGGCGACTACCCGGCGATCGAGTCCGCCCACCCGTCCCCGATGTCGGCGGACCGCGGCTTCTTCGGGTCGCGCCCCTTCAGCAAGACCAACGAACTCCTGGTCCGCCAGGGGGCGCAGCCGGTGGACTGGCGCCTGCCGTAG
- a CDS encoding GNAT family N-acetyltransferase, whose product MKTPVLRTRRLLLEPYTPADEEGFVALFQDAGVARWMGGGPATEAADRALFGRIFTKVYARDLFGVWVVRQDGRAVAHAEIKPSPTPGVDGHEIVYAVTPSAWGRGLGTEITEALLAHGFGTLGLAEVHATVDPANEASLALLGRTGFRHVRDIPEDDGSTALLLTRRKTAAEGPEHRVR is encoded by the coding sequence ATGAAGACCCCTGTCCTGCGCACCCGGCGGCTGCTGCTGGAGCCGTACACCCCCGCCGACGAGGAAGGGTTCGTGGCGCTCTTCCAGGACGCCGGGGTGGCCCGCTGGATGGGCGGGGGACCGGCCACGGAGGCGGCGGACCGGGCGCTGTTCGGGCGGATCTTCACCAAGGTGTACGCGCGGGACCTGTTCGGCGTGTGGGTGGTGCGGCAGGACGGGCGCGCCGTCGCGCACGCGGAGATCAAGCCGTCCCCCACCCCCGGCGTGGACGGCCACGAGATCGTCTACGCGGTGACCCCGTCGGCGTGGGGGCGGGGGCTGGGCACCGAGATCACCGAGGCGCTGCTCGCCCACGGCTTCGGCACCCTGGGCCTGGCCGAGGTGCACGCCACCGTGGACCCCGCCAACGAGGCCTCGCTCGCCCTGCTGGGCCGGACCGGTTTCCGTCACGTCCGGGACATCCCCGAGGACGACGGGAGCACGGCCCTCCTCCTGACCCGCCGGAAGACGGCCGCCGAGGGGCCGGAGCACCGGGTGCGCTGA
- a CDS encoding lactonase family protein, producing MDSSNGAGRAFIGSFTSAGGRGITVAAVDQETGALTVLGTTDVVPDPSYLALGRGTGPGGAVLYAVSETEKGAAGALDISHDVPRPLGDIRPVEGNGPTHLALAAGHVVTANYGSGSVTVLPVLADGSLGAAGTVLTHEGSGPVTARQQEPHAHQVLPDPSGNWVLSVDLGTDSVRICALDPDTGELRLHGETVLRPGTGPRHLAFHPAGAHAYVLNELEPTVTVCRWDAAAGTLEAVGETSVLPAGASGGDGGQSYPSEVVVAHDGRFLWAANRGHDSISVLALDATGEQASLVTTVSCGGHWPRDLALDPSGRRLYAANERSGNVAWFAVDPATGIPAPEGSLDVQAPSCVIFA from the coding sequence GTGGACAGCAGCAACGGTGCCGGACGGGCATTCATCGGGTCGTTCACCTCGGCGGGCGGACGGGGTATCACCGTCGCCGCCGTGGACCAGGAGACCGGGGCGCTCACCGTCCTCGGCACGACGGACGTCGTACCCGACCCCTCCTACCTCGCCCTCGGCCGGGGCACGGGCCCCGGCGGCGCGGTCCTGTACGCGGTCAGCGAGACCGAGAAGGGGGCGGCAGGCGCCCTCGACATCAGCCACGACGTGCCGCGGCCGCTCGGGGACATCCGACCGGTCGAGGGCAACGGCCCCACCCACCTGGCCCTCGCGGCCGGCCATGTCGTCACCGCCAACTACGGCTCCGGCAGTGTCACCGTCCTGCCCGTGCTCGCGGACGGTTCCCTCGGCGCTGCCGGCACCGTGCTCACCCACGAGGGCAGTGGTCCGGTCACCGCCCGCCAGCAGGAACCCCACGCCCACCAGGTCCTCCCCGACCCGTCGGGGAACTGGGTGCTCAGCGTCGACCTCGGCACCGACTCGGTACGGATCTGCGCACTCGACCCGGACACCGGGGAGCTGCGCCTGCACGGTGAGACGGTGCTGCGCCCCGGCACCGGCCCGCGCCACCTCGCCTTCCACCCGGCGGGCGCCCACGCCTATGTGCTGAACGAGCTGGAGCCCACGGTCACGGTGTGCCGGTGGGACGCCGCGGCCGGAACCCTGGAGGCCGTCGGCGAGACGTCCGTGCTGCCCGCCGGGGCGAGTGGCGGCGACGGCGGGCAGAGCTACCCGTCCGAGGTCGTCGTCGCCCATGACGGCCGGTTCCTGTGGGCGGCCAACCGCGGCCACGACAGCATCTCCGTGCTCGCCCTCGACGCCACGGGCGAGCAGGCGTCCCTGGTCACGACGGTGAGCTGCGGCGGGCACTGGCCGCGCGACCTCGCCCTCGACCCCAGCGGACGGCGGCTGTACGCCGCCAACGAGCGGTCCGGGAACGTCGCCTGGTTCGCCGTGGACCCGGCCACCGGCATCCCGGCCCCGGAAGGGTCCCTGGACGTCCAGGCACCCTCCTGCGTGATCTTCGCCTGA
- a CDS encoding sugar ABC transporter permease, which produces MSHVSSYKKVRGGAKAAGGHVGRPSVGWAVPGILFFALFAIVPLAIAVYLSFCHWDGLNSPTPIGLDNWTRLFKDPEFRQAAWLSLLLTSVSWVFQTPVALLLGVWAAGRQRSRAVLSAVFFIPLLLSTTAIAMLFHALLDPNFGVIKKIGPWFGIDPNIMGSSTGALLTVAFVGGWQFMPFHTLIYQGGTRQIPQVLYQAAEIDGAGMLRQFFHITLPQLRHTITTSSVLMIVGSLTYFDTVLIMTRGGPGTDTTVLPYLMYRTGFQTYDLGYAAAIATALVVVATALSLVLVRFSGFGNMRSTREGM; this is translated from the coding sequence ATGTCCCACGTCTCTTCGTACAAGAAGGTGCGCGGAGGAGCGAAGGCGGCCGGCGGCCACGTCGGCCGCCCCTCGGTCGGCTGGGCCGTGCCCGGCATCCTCTTCTTCGCCCTCTTCGCGATCGTCCCGCTGGCGATCGCCGTCTACCTCTCCTTCTGCCACTGGGACGGGCTGAACTCCCCGACCCCCATCGGTCTGGACAACTGGACCCGGCTGTTCAAGGACCCGGAGTTCCGCCAGGCCGCCTGGCTCAGCCTGCTGCTCACCTCGGTCAGCTGGGTGTTCCAGACCCCCGTGGCCCTGCTGCTCGGCGTCTGGGCGGCGGGCAGACAGCGCAGCAGGGCCGTGCTCTCGGCGGTCTTCTTCATTCCGCTGCTGCTCTCCACCACGGCCATCGCGATGCTCTTCCATGCGCTGCTCGACCCCAACTTCGGCGTGATCAAGAAGATCGGCCCCTGGTTCGGAATCGACCCCAACATCATGGGCTCGTCCACCGGGGCGCTGCTCACCGTCGCGTTCGTCGGCGGCTGGCAGTTCATGCCCTTCCACACCCTGATCTACCAGGGCGGCACCCGGCAGATCCCGCAGGTCCTCTACCAGGCGGCGGAGATCGACGGCGCCGGCATGCTGCGGCAGTTCTTCCACATCACCCTGCCGCAGCTGCGCCACACCATCACGACCTCATCGGTCCTGATGATCGTCGGATCGCTGACCTACTTCGACACCGTGCTGATCATGACCAGGGGCGGCCCCGGCACGGACACCACCGTGCTCCCGTACCTGATGTACCGGACCGGTTTCCAGACCTACGACCTCGGCTACGCCGCGGCGATCGCGACGGCGCTCGTCGTGGTGGCCACCGCCCTGTCGCTGGTCCTGGTCCGCTTCAGCGGCTTCGGGAACATGCGGTCCACCCGGGAAGGTATGTGA
- a CDS encoding carbohydrate ABC transporter permease has translation MSIDTRPETRPASPVTRGRQTAARRRRRWGNPLAGLGSTVWLLLVVVPLYTLVSSSLMRQDEALNGDPLAVPTHPTLDNYRTVLDSGFARMLTNTAIVAVATVAIVLLLSVPVAYVAVRARSRLSSLAFRTFLLGVAIPAQAVIVPLYLLISKLGLYDSLPAIILPTAAFAMPVAVLILSGTMRDVSEEMYEAMALDGATPLRMLWQLAIPMSKGGISTVAIYTALQAWNGFLFPLILTQSEEHRVLTLGLFNFMSQFGMNIPAVLAAIVLSVVPIFAVYLVARKALVNGLMGVGGK, from the coding sequence ATGTCGATCGACACCCGCCCCGAGACGCGCCCCGCGTCACCCGTGACCCGCGGCCGGCAGACCGCCGCGCGGCGCCGCAGGAGATGGGGCAACCCCCTGGCCGGCCTGGGCTCGACGGTCTGGCTGCTGCTCGTCGTCGTACCGCTCTACACGCTGGTCTCCTCGTCGCTCATGCGGCAGGACGAGGCGCTCAACGGCGACCCGCTGGCCGTCCCGACCCATCCCACGCTCGACAACTACCGCACGGTCCTGGACAGCGGCTTCGCCAGGATGCTGACCAACACCGCCATCGTCGCGGTGGCCACCGTGGCCATCGTCCTGCTGCTCTCGGTACCCGTCGCCTATGTCGCGGTACGGGCCCGCAGCAGGCTCTCCTCGCTCGCCTTCCGGACCTTCCTGCTCGGCGTGGCCATCCCCGCGCAGGCGGTGATCGTGCCGCTGTACCTGCTGATCAGCAAGCTGGGCCTGTACGACAGCCTGCCCGCGATCATCCTGCCGACCGCGGCCTTCGCGATGCCGGTGGCGGTCCTGATCCTCAGCGGCACCATGCGGGACGTCTCCGAGGAGATGTACGAGGCGATGGCGCTCGACGGCGCGACACCGCTGCGGATGCTGTGGCAGCTGGCGATCCCGATGTCCAAGGGCGGCATCAGCACGGTGGCGATCTACACGGCGCTCCAGGCGTGGAACGGCTTCCTGTTCCCGCTGATCCTGACCCAGTCGGAGGAGCACCGCGTGCTGACGCTGGGCCTGTTCAACTTCATGTCCCAGTTCGGGATGAACATCCCCGCCGTGCTGGCCGCGATCGTGCTCTCCGTCGTGCCGATCTTCGCGGTGTACCTCGTGGCGCGCAAGGCGCTGGTCAACGGACTGATGGGGGTGGGCGGCAAGTAG
- a CDS encoding extracellular solute-binding protein, translating to MVTAGVLAGCGSNGGSGGGGDTITAYVYGDDAVKIQQAAVKEFNKTSKVKVKLIPVPGTEYVNKLRSAMGSPSAPDIFYNWGGGSIKPYLDAGQLVDLTSTVKNDAALKDGFLPSIVEAGSLDGKIYGVPMRGMQPVMLFYNKKLFAENKLEAPRTWEDLQHAITTFKAKGITPFALGGQEKWPELMWMEYLLDRIGGPEVFKKIQNGDSSGWGDPAVLKSAQTVKELVDGGAFGKNFNSVDYGSGAAPTLLSKGKAAMHLMGSWEYSTQLGKAPEFAKKDLGWANFPTVAGGVGDPADVVGNPTNYWSINSRTKHKDAAIAFLKTMASKSYAQALVDNGDVPTTSNAASMLSGSPNPQYAKDQYDMVQKAPSFTLSWDQALESRYATPLLTEISKLFAGTSTPEQFVAAMKAVK from the coding sequence ATGGTCACGGCAGGCGTGCTCGCCGGCTGCGGATCGAACGGCGGCAGCGGCGGCGGCGGTGACACGATCACGGCGTACGTCTACGGGGACGACGCCGTCAAGATCCAGCAGGCGGCGGTCAAGGAGTTCAACAAGACCTCGAAGGTCAAGGTCAAGCTGATCCCGGTCCCGGGCACGGAGTACGTCAACAAGCTGCGCAGCGCCATGGGCTCGCCCAGCGCCCCGGACATCTTCTACAACTGGGGCGGCGGCTCCATCAAGCCGTACCTCGACGCCGGCCAGCTCGTCGACCTGACCTCGACCGTCAAGAACGACGCCGCGCTCAAGGACGGCTTCCTCCCGTCCATCGTCGAGGCGGGCAGCCTCGACGGAAAGATCTACGGGGTGCCGATGCGCGGCATGCAGCCCGTGATGCTCTTCTACAACAAGAAGCTCTTCGCCGAGAACAAGCTGGAGGCCCCCAGGACCTGGGAGGACCTGCAGCACGCCATCACCACGTTCAAGGCCAAGGGCATCACCCCCTTCGCGCTCGGCGGCCAGGAGAAGTGGCCCGAGCTGATGTGGATGGAGTACCTGCTCGACCGGATCGGCGGCCCCGAGGTCTTCAAGAAGATCCAGAACGGGGACTCCTCCGGCTGGGGCGACCCCGCGGTCCTCAAGTCCGCCCAGACCGTGAAGGAACTGGTCGACGGCGGAGCCTTCGGCAAGAACTTCAACTCCGTCGACTACGGCAGCGGCGCCGCACCCACCCTGCTCAGCAAGGGCAAGGCGGCCATGCACCTGATGGGCTCGTGGGAGTACTCGACCCAGCTCGGCAAGGCGCCCGAGTTCGCCAAGAAGGACCTCGGCTGGGCCAACTTCCCGACCGTGGCCGGCGGTGTCGGGGACCCGGCCGACGTGGTGGGCAACCCCACCAACTACTGGTCGATCAACTCCCGCACCAAGCACAAGGACGCGGCCATAGCCTTCCTGAAGACCATGGCCTCCAAGTCCTACGCCCAGGCGCTGGTCGACAACGGTGACGTGCCGACCACGTCCAACGCCGCCTCCATGCTGAGCGGCTCGCCCAACCCGCAGTACGCGAAGGACCAGTACGACATGGTCCAGAAGGCCCCGAGCTTCACCCTCTCCTGGGACCAGGCGCTGGAGTCCCGCTACGCCACCCCGCTGCTCACCGAGATCAGCAAGCTGTTCGCCGGCACCTCCACGCCCGAGCAGTTCGTCGCCGCGATGAAGGCCGTCAAGTAG
- a CDS encoding LacI family DNA-binding transcriptional regulator, with protein sequence MSPANVQSHQENAPTGESSEGTATLAEIARAAGVSAPTVSKVLNGRADVAPGTRTKVEELLLLHGYRRRRGSTTQSQLIDLVFHELDSAWAMEVVRGVENVAREEGLSLVLSESAGRLTPGQTWVDGVLARRPVGVILVLSDLTAAQRAQLTSRSIPYAVVDPAGDPGDDVPSVGTTNWQGGLAATRHLTGLGHRRIGVISGPSRMMCSRARVDGYRAALETAGLPIDPELVREGEFQHEAGYTAGLELLRLPDRPTAVFAGNDLQALGVYEAARELGLRIPEDLSVVGFDDLPLTRWIGPPLTTVRQPLTEMAETAARLVVDLGRGRQPATTRVDLATNLVVRSSTAAPGH encoded by the coding sequence ATGAGCCCCGCAAACGTCCAGTCACATCAGGAGAACGCGCCCACCGGCGAATCGTCGGAAGGCACCGCCACCCTGGCGGAAATCGCCCGCGCGGCCGGAGTCTCGGCTCCGACAGTTTCGAAGGTGCTGAACGGCCGCGCCGATGTCGCCCCGGGGACGCGGACCAAGGTCGAGGAACTGCTGCTGCTGCACGGCTACCGCCGCAGACGCGGCTCCACCACCCAGTCGCAACTGATCGATCTGGTCTTCCACGAGCTGGACAGCGCGTGGGCGATGGAGGTCGTCCGCGGGGTGGAGAACGTCGCCCGCGAGGAGGGGCTGAGCCTGGTGCTCTCCGAGAGCGCGGGCCGGCTCACCCCCGGGCAGACCTGGGTGGACGGGGTGCTGGCCCGCCGGCCGGTCGGGGTGATCCTCGTCCTCTCGGACCTCACCGCCGCCCAGCGCGCCCAGCTGACCAGCCGCAGCATCCCGTACGCGGTGGTGGACCCGGCGGGCGACCCGGGGGACGACGTCCCCTCGGTCGGGACGACGAACTGGCAGGGCGGACTGGCCGCCACCCGCCATCTCACCGGACTCGGGCACCGCCGCATCGGGGTCATCAGCGGGCCCTCGCGGATGATGTGCAGCCGGGCCCGGGTGGACGGCTACCGCGCCGCCCTGGAGACCGCGGGCCTGCCGATCGACCCCGAGCTGGTCCGCGAGGGGGAGTTCCAGCACGAAGCCGGGTACACGGCGGGGCTGGAGCTGCTGCGCCTGCCCGACCGGCCGACGGCGGTCTTCGCGGGCAACGACCTCCAGGCGCTCGGCGTCTACGAGGCCGCCCGTGAGCTGGGCCTGCGCATCCCGGAGGACCTCAGCGTCGTCGGCTTCGACGACCTGCCGCTCACCCGGTGGATCGGGCCGCCGCTGACCACGGTGCGCCAGCCGCTGACGGAGATGGCCGAGACCGCCGCCCGCCTGGTCGTCGACCTCGGGCGGGGCAGGCAGCCGGCGACCACGCGCGTCGACCTGGCGACCAACCTGGTGGTGCGCAGCAGCACGGCGGCGCCCGGCCACTGA
- a CDS encoding exo-alpha-sialidase, producing the protein MTDVLLTVGTRKGLFIGRRHGGAWEFDGPHFNAQAIYSIGIDKRGKVPRLLVGGDSAHWGPSVFHSDDLGASWVEPKQPAVKFPEFTGTSLERVWQLHPAGPEAPGVVYAGTEPAALFRSRDGGESFEIVRPLWEHPTRSRWVPGGGGEGLHTVLTDERDPRSVTVAVSTAGVFRTTDGGESWAPANKGVSAVFLPDPDPEFGQCVHKVSRDAVDPDRLYLQNHWGVFRSDDGGDNWTDIGAGLPSDFGFAVAAHPHRADTAYLFPINADADRVPADHRCRVFRTTDAGASWEPLSAGLPDGAHYGTVLRDALCTDDADPAGVYFGNRNGEVYASEDDGDSWQQLASHLPDVLCVRAAAVDG; encoded by the coding sequence ATGACCGATGTTCTGCTCACCGTCGGCACCCGCAAGGGGCTCTTCATCGGCCGCAGGCACGGCGGGGCGTGGGAGTTCGACGGACCGCATTTCAACGCGCAGGCGATCTATTCGATCGGCATCGACAAGCGCGGGAAGGTCCCCCGCCTGCTGGTCGGCGGCGACAGCGCGCACTGGGGCCCCTCCGTCTTCCACTCCGACGACCTCGGTGCGAGCTGGGTCGAGCCGAAGCAGCCGGCCGTGAAGTTCCCGGAGTTCACGGGGACGTCCCTGGAGCGGGTCTGGCAGCTGCACCCGGCGGGCCCCGAGGCGCCCGGTGTGGTGTACGCGGGCACGGAACCGGCCGCGCTGTTCCGTTCGCGGGACGGGGGCGAGTCGTTCGAGATCGTCCGCCCGCTCTGGGAGCATCCGACGCGCTCGCGGTGGGTGCCCGGCGGGGGCGGCGAGGGGCTGCATACGGTGCTGACCGACGAGCGCGACCCGCGCTCGGTCACGGTCGCCGTCTCCACCGCGGGGGTGTTCCGGACCACGGACGGCGGCGAGAGCTGGGCCCCGGCCAACAAGGGGGTGTCGGCGGTCTTCCTGCCGGACCCGGACCCGGAGTTCGGCCAGTGCGTCCACAAGGTCAGCCGGGACGCGGTCGACCCCGACCGGCTCTACCTCCAGAACCACTGGGGCGTGTTCCGCAGCGACGACGGCGGGGACAACTGGACGGACATCGGCGCCGGACTGCCCTCCGACTTCGGGTTCGCGGTGGCCGCCCACCCGCACCGCGCGGACACGGCGTATCTCTTCCCGATCAACGCCGACGCCGACCGGGTGCCGGCCGACCACCGCTGCCGGGTCTTCCGGACCACCGACGCGGGCGCCAGCTGGGAACCCCTGTCGGCGGGGCTGCCCGACGGCGCGCACTACGGCACGGTGCTGCGCGACGCGCTCTGTACGGACGATGCCGATCCGGCGGGCGTGTACTTCGGCAACCGCAACGGCGAGGTGTACGCGAGCGAGGACGACGGGGACAGCTGGCAGCAGCTCGCCTCGCATCTGCCGGATGTCCTGTGTGTCCGGGCCGCGGCGGTCGACGGGTGA
- a CDS encoding ATPase yields MESHGHASGEHVLGVDSGGSGLRVALGTVGGETPLATAVCAEPVRTGSSGIDAAHLLEQLLPTARRLLAGHGGGDRVATAAIGAAGMATLGDQLRAELPAALADALGVRTLALAADAVTAYAGAVGQRPGAVVAAGTGLIALGTDLTGWRRADGWGHLLGDSGGGAWIGRAGLDAAMRAHDGRRGGSAALLARLEAVFGPAPGLPGLLYPRTDRPAVLASFAPEVAACAAHDPVADGILRDAAAHIAEAAAAVCPKAGADDEPYEVALTGGLFRMGDPLLEPLRAELARQLPHARAVPGSGDPLMGSLRIAQALARGGLRLPHHPTLLRVTVSAPGTGRIPGVTEQGS; encoded by the coding sequence ATGGAGTCACACGGGCACGCGTCCGGGGAGCATGTCCTCGGCGTGGACTCCGGCGGTTCCGGGCTGAGGGTGGCGCTCGGCACCGTGGGCGGGGAGACCCCCCTGGCCACGGCGGTGTGCGCCGAACCGGTGCGGACCGGGTCCTCCGGCATCGACGCCGCCCATCTCCTCGAACAACTGCTGCCCACCGCCCGCCGGCTGCTCGCCGGGCACGGCGGCGGTGACCGCGTCGCCACCGCGGCCATCGGCGCGGCGGGCATGGCCACGCTCGGCGACCAGCTGCGCGCCGAGCTGCCCGCGGCGCTGGCGGACGCGCTCGGCGTACGCACACTGGCACTCGCCGCCGACGCGGTGACGGCGTACGCGGGGGCGGTCGGACAGCGCCCCGGCGCGGTCGTCGCGGCCGGCACGGGCCTGATCGCCCTGGGCACGGATCTGACCGGGTGGCGGCGGGCCGACGGCTGGGGCCATCTGCTGGGTGACAGCGGCGGAGGGGCCTGGATCGGACGGGCCGGACTCGACGCGGCGATGCGCGCCCACGACGGCCGGCGCGGCGGTTCCGCGGCGCTGCTGGCCAGGCTGGAGGCGGTGTTCGGGCCGGCGCCCGGGCTGCCCGGCCTGCTCTATCCGCGGACCGACCGGCCCGCGGTCCTTGCCTCGTTCGCACCCGAGGTGGCCGCGTGCGCGGCGCACGATCCGGTCGCCGACGGCATCCTCCGCGACGCCGCGGCCCACATCGCCGAGGCGGCCGCCGCGGTGTGCCCGAAGGCCGGGGCGGACGACGAACCGTATGAAGTGGCGCTCACGGGTGGCTTGTTCCGGATGGGCGACCCGCTGCTCGAACCGCTGCGTGCCGAGCTGGCGCGACAGCTGCCGCACGCACGGGCGGTCCCCGGTTCGGGTGATCCGCTGATGGGCTCCCTGCGCATCGCACAAGCGCTGGCCAGGGGCGGTCTGAGGCTGCCGCACCATCCCACGCTGCTCCGCGTCACCGTGTCCGCGCCGGGGACCGGCCGTATCCCGGGGGTGACAGAGCAGGGCAGTTGA